One segment of Porticoccus hydrocarbonoclasticus MCTG13d DNA contains the following:
- a CDS encoding lipopolysaccharide kinase InaA family protein, whose amino-acid sequence MNLKFILDAVPYTLSGRMRVSGGHLPVAGHTVPTDFIGVGVTTADNPLVDDYVLERLAELGISQVRVDFTYGDMAGPVARLLDRLLATDIQVLLHLVQPFEEVKRINTPAGQVAWREFVSSTATRYGERLWAIEVGSTINRRRWSGYDTESFFTSWSIAYDEIKSRNIRLAGPNISDFEPLWNIAVLTRLKQEGKLPDIHTNNLFSERVVEPERFDHRLMGNWIGQLVKVNLVKKCRILKKITSDFGIDELVSPSAFWTLPRIKRVLVNSEQKMADYLTRYMVLCAASGSMRQIYWGPMLCNREGLIDDDTGIYPLLERVTHYHRVLGDEASYRIRPAFQAMKTFIAEISGGRYEGALATTGGLQIHAFRNDRHLIHVAWAENGKALPLRACYSEGDIAASELLDRDGDCLTGKVQLISEAPLYLIWPATADVQLIEPDLAQIEHIYRHIPDQKYYLYDDDQWHGMLVANSPAEAALRFKVLHPDHLPGPSKENLLRRARNAVWTVDGALATAVVAKKPLKIHPHKRFLERHRPSKARRSWIAAAELLRRGIPTAMPLAYFEKVGDRGLLENYFICDRVDADFTAREILSAFRDGASHFQDIPAEQAYRQLGRFLFEMHCRGVYFRDLSGGNILIKKSPAGELQFTLIDINRARFFNRGATMLERLSDLSRVCNKLHWEGREQLIGQYLQRPESGGAIPWHYRIPFYLYDFKAAFKRRFGRKAIKRLLNGAARSSGSSR is encoded by the coding sequence ATGAATCTCAAATTCATACTGGACGCTGTGCCTTATACCCTGTCGGGAAGGATGCGGGTATCGGGAGGGCACCTGCCCGTTGCCGGCCACACTGTCCCGACAGACTTTATCGGTGTTGGTGTCACCACCGCGGATAACCCACTGGTAGACGACTATGTGCTGGAGCGCCTTGCTGAACTGGGTATCAGCCAGGTCCGTGTCGATTTCACCTACGGGGATATGGCAGGCCCGGTCGCCCGGCTGCTGGATCGTCTGCTGGCCACCGACATCCAGGTTCTGTTGCATCTGGTACAACCGTTTGAGGAAGTAAAACGAATTAACACGCCTGCCGGGCAGGTGGCCTGGCGTGAATTCGTCAGCTCAACTGCCACCCGTTACGGTGAAAGACTCTGGGCAATTGAGGTTGGCTCAACCATCAATCGCCGTCGCTGGTCCGGCTATGATACCGAGAGTTTTTTTACCAGCTGGAGCATTGCCTACGACGAAATCAAGTCCAGAAATATCAGGCTGGCCGGCCCCAATATCAGTGATTTTGAACCACTCTGGAATATCGCTGTACTGACCCGTTTAAAGCAGGAAGGCAAGCTGCCCGATATCCACACCAATAACCTTTTTAGTGAACGGGTGGTGGAGCCGGAGCGATTTGATCACCGGTTGATGGGTAACTGGATCGGGCAGCTTGTGAAAGTAAATCTGGTCAAAAAGTGCCGGATTCTCAAGAAGATCACCAGTGACTTTGGTATCGATGAACTGGTCTCTCCCTCCGCTTTCTGGACCTTGCCCCGTATCAAACGCGTATTGGTCAACAGTGAACAGAAGATGGCGGATTACCTGACCAGATATATGGTGCTGTGTGCGGCTTCCGGGTCGATGCGTCAGATCTATTGGGGGCCGATGTTGTGCAACCGCGAAGGGCTGATTGACGATGATACCGGTATCTACCCTTTGCTGGAGAGGGTAACGCACTATCATCGGGTGCTGGGAGACGAAGCCAGCTATCGCATTCGCCCGGCCTTCCAGGCCATGAAAACCTTTATCGCAGAAATCTCAGGCGGTCGCTACGAAGGCGCACTGGCCACCACCGGTGGATTGCAGATACATGCATTCCGCAATGACCGTCACCTGATTCATGTGGCCTGGGCAGAAAATGGCAAAGCACTGCCGCTGCGGGCCTGTTATAGCGAAGGCGATATCGCTGCCAGCGAGTTACTTGATCGCGACGGAGATTGTCTGACCGGCAAGGTGCAACTGATTTCAGAGGCCCCCTTGTATCTGATCTGGCCCGCTACGGCAGATGTGCAGCTGATCGAGCCAGACCTCGCGCAGATAGAGCACATTTACCGGCATATCCCTGATCAGAAATACTACCTGTACGATGATGACCAGTGGCACGGCATGCTGGTGGCCAATAGCCCCGCCGAAGCGGCATTGCGTTTCAAGGTTCTGCATCCCGATCACTTGCCCGGCCCCAGCAAAGAAAACCTTTTGCGCCGCGCCCGCAATGCTGTCTGGACAGTCGACGGCGCGCTGGCAACGGCGGTTGTGGCAAAAAAACCGCTGAAGATTCATCCCCACAAGCGCTTTCTCGAAAGACACAGGCCTTCAAAAGCCCGCCGCAGCTGGATTGCCGCTGCAGAATTATTGCGCAGGGGTATCCCCACAGCTATGCCGCTGGCCTATTTCGAAAAAGTCGGTGATCGGGGTCTGCTGGAAAATTACTTTATCTGTGACCGGGTTGACGCAGATTTTACGGCTAGGGAAATACTGTCCGCATTTCGTGATGGTGCCAGCCACTTTCAGGATATTCCCGCTGAACAGGCTTACCGGCAGCTGGGACGTTTCCTGTTTGAGATGCACTGCCGGGGAGTTTATTTCCGGGATCTTTCCGGTGGCAATATCCTCATTAAAAAATCACCTGCGGGCGAGCTTCAGTTCACCCTGATCGACATTAACCGGGCGCGTTTCTTCAATCGCGGCGCCACCATGTTGGAGCGACTTTCCGATCTGTCCCGTGTCTGCAACAAGCTCCATTGGGAAGGTAGAGAGCAGTTGATCGGCCAGTATCTGCAACGGCCTGAGAGCGGAGGCGCTATCCCATGGCATTACCGCATACCGTTTTATCTGTATGACTTTAAAGCTGCCTTCAAACGCCGCTTCGGCCGCAAGGCCATCAAGCGATTGCTTAACGGGGCTGCCCGCTCAAGCGGAAGCTCTAGGTAA
- a CDS encoding SdiA-regulated domain-containing protein, with protein MDLSRYRVTIDGKTIPALEDDLSALTYNLEKNTLWALLNSDPVVVELSLEGELLRSIRIEGVRDMEGFTHVSGDRYVIAEERTPRLLVVDIPDGVERVHTEGVPTLVVGIGSDTNKGFEGLSWDDDGQRLLVVKERNPMRVIEITGFVSFVVGEPMNIGIREIKSPDSPELFMRDLSSITHVRGVGHKLFLSDESHMLVEYNDERQSISLLDLRAGRSGLVSTIPQAEGVAVDSELNIYIVSEPNLFYRFSPQ; from the coding sequence ATGGATCTGTCGCGCTACCGGGTAACCATTGATGGCAAGACAATCCCGGCGCTTGAGGACGATCTCTCAGCACTGACTTATAACCTTGAAAAAAATACCCTCTGGGCACTGTTAAACAGTGATCCGGTGGTGGTGGAGCTTTCCCTAGAAGGTGAACTGTTGCGTTCAATCCGGATCGAGGGTGTCAGGGATATGGAAGGTTTTACACACGTCAGTGGTGATCGTTATGTGATTGCCGAAGAGCGAACCCCCCGCTTGCTGGTTGTCGACATTCCCGATGGCGTGGAAAGAGTCCATACCGAGGGGGTACCGACCCTGGTGGTCGGGATCGGCAGTGATACCAACAAGGGTTTTGAAGGTCTTTCCTGGGATGATGACGGGCAACGCTTGCTGGTGGTAAAAGAGCGAAATCCGATGCGGGTGATTGAAATCACCGGGTTTGTCAGTTTCGTTGTGGGTGAGCCAATGAATATCGGTATTCGCGAGATAAAATCACCGGACTCGCCGGAGCTTTTTATGAGGGATCTTTCATCAATCACCCATGTCAGGGGTGTGGGGCATAAGTTATTTTTGAGCGATGAATCCCATATGCTGGTGGAATACAATGATGAAAGACAATCCATCAGTTTGCTGGATTTGCGAGCGGGCAGGAGTGGTCTGGTGAGCACCATCCCCCAGGCGGAGGGCGTAGCTGTAGACTCTGAACTGAATATCTACATCGTCAGTGAGCCAAATCTGTTCTACCGGTTTTCTCCACAGTAG
- the ppk1 gene encoding polyphosphate kinase 1 yields MKKYPIYPKELSWLAFNERVIQEAEDEENPVIDRVHFLGIFSDNQDEFFKVRVADVRRKVLIEQIAGSAKDSKQLLRDINKGIARLSVRFDRAFRAVLAELQKRRIYFLMPEDLSASQGEWVREHFRAQVLPRIVPILVTPEIDLSKVLRDGANYLVVEIGKKDGVGYALLEVPDTSSRFLRLPNDQRNRRRHFMIIDEAIRYCLDMVLVDFFRYHSLNAWSMKFSRDAEYTLDDEIDRSLVEKMSIGLKQRLQANPVRLTFDREMPTEMIDMLKSKFGFAKGDSIIPGGRYRNFRDFIGFANPGEKYLANQPVSALSVSQFDRAKNTFDAIDQGDILLYYPYQKFNYFVELLRQAAFDPNVISIKINIYRVAKDSRVVECLMDAARNGKQVTVNVELKARFDEKQNLELSEKLAEAGITVMLGVPGLKVHSKLCLIARETQHGEQLYAHIGTGNFNEKTAEIYTDFSLFTCHQNICEEVRNVFNFIEYSFKHYDFKYLQVSPFNNRRKIRALINREIHAAKSGRKAVISLKLNNLVDDSIIRQLYAASQAGVKIRMIVRGMCALKPGIKGLSENISIISIVDRFLEHPRCLVFHNGGDPEVYLSSADWMTRNLDYRLEVGVPILDATLKKRVIDILEIQFSDRCKARVIDEQQSNSYVKRGNKKKVRSQMAIYDYLKKLK; encoded by the coding sequence ATGAAAAAATACCCAATTTACCCGAAAGAACTGAGCTGGCTTGCCTTCAATGAGCGTGTTATTCAGGAAGCTGAGGATGAAGAAAATCCTGTGATTGACCGGGTGCATTTTCTCGGTATTTTTTCTGATAATCAGGATGAGTTTTTCAAAGTTCGAGTGGCTGATGTCAGGCGCAAGGTGTTGATTGAACAGATCGCGGGCTCGGCAAAGGACAGCAAACAGCTCCTGCGCGATATCAACAAGGGCATTGCCAGACTTTCGGTGCGGTTTGACCGGGCATTCCGAGCCGTTCTTGCAGAGTTACAGAAACGACGCATCTATTTTTTAATGCCGGAGGATCTCTCTGCCAGTCAGGGTGAGTGGGTTCGCGAACATTTTCGTGCGCAAGTGCTACCCCGCATTGTGCCAATCCTGGTCACCCCGGAAATTGATCTGTCGAAAGTGCTGCGGGATGGCGCCAACTACCTGGTAGTGGAAATTGGCAAGAAAGATGGGGTCGGCTATGCCCTGCTGGAAGTGCCGGATACCAGCAGTCGTTTTTTGAGATTGCCAAATGACCAGAGAAACCGACGTCGGCATTTTATGATTATCGATGAGGCCATTCGGTACTGCCTGGATATGGTGCTGGTGGACTTTTTCCGCTATCACAGCCTCAATGCCTGGTCGATGAAGTTTTCCCGGGACGCCGAGTACACACTCGACGATGAAATTGACAGAAGTCTTGTGGAAAAAATGTCGATCGGGCTAAAGCAACGCCTTCAGGCCAATCCTGTCAGACTGACCTTCGACCGGGAAATGCCTACCGAAATGATTGACATGCTGAAAAGCAAGTTTGGCTTTGCCAAAGGCGACAGCATTATTCCGGGGGGCCGCTACCGCAACTTTCGCGACTTTATCGGCTTTGCCAATCCCGGCGAAAAATACCTCGCCAATCAGCCAGTTTCCGCCCTGTCTGTCAGTCAGTTTGACCGCGCCAAAAACACTTTTGATGCGATTGATCAGGGCGACATCCTGCTCTATTACCCCTATCAAAAATTCAATTATTTTGTGGAATTATTACGCCAGGCTGCATTTGATCCCAACGTCATCTCCATAAAAATTAATATCTATCGTGTGGCAAAAGACTCCAGGGTGGTGGAGTGCCTGATGGATGCGGCGCGCAATGGCAAACAGGTCACTGTGAATGTGGAACTGAAAGCCCGTTTTGATGAAAAGCAGAACCTGGAACTCTCCGAAAAGCTCGCCGAGGCTGGCATTACGGTCATGCTGGGCGTACCGGGCCTCAAGGTACATTCAAAGTTGTGTCTGATTGCCAGAGAGACCCAGCATGGAGAGCAACTCTATGCCCACATTGGCACGGGCAACTTCAACGAGAAGACCGCTGAAATTTACACGGACTTTTCCCTCTTCACCTGCCATCAGAATATTTGTGAGGAAGTGCGCAATGTCTTCAACTTTATTGAGTACAGCTTCAAGCACTACGACTTCAAATACCTGCAGGTCTCGCCCTTCAACAACCGACGAAAAATCCGCGCCCTGATTAACCGTGAGATTCATGCCGCCAAATCTGGCCGGAAAGCCGTTATCAGCCTGAAGCTCAATAATCTGGTGGACGACAGTATCATCAGGCAACTCTATGCGGCGAGCCAAGCCGGCGTCAAAATCCGCATGATTGTCAGGGGAATGTGTGCGCTTAAACCCGGCATCAAGGGGTTGTCAGAGAATATTTCAATCATCAGTATCGTGGACCGGTTTCTGGAACATCCCCGCTGCCTGGTTTTCCACAATGGCGGTGATCCCGAGGTTTATCTGTCATCGGCGGACTGGATGACCCGCAACCTCGATTACCGGCTTGAAGTGGGCGTACCCATTCTGGACGCCACCTTGAAAAAGCGCGTGATTGATATTCTAGAAATCCAGTTCAGCGATCGCTGCAAGGCCCGCGTCATTGATGAACAGCAAAGCAACAGCTATGTAAAACGGGGTAACAAGAAAAAAGTACGCTCACAAATGGCCATTTACGACTATCTTAAAAAACTGAAATAG
- the thrC gene encoding threonine synthase, which translates to MNYISTRGQAPVLSFEDAVLAGLATDGGLYVPETLPQFSREEIASWSGLSYQELAFKVMSPFMAGEVPDDTLRELIDKAYSTFRHDAIAPLIQSGHNEFILELFQGPTLAFKDFALQFLGHLLDYVLKKRNQRVAIMGATSGDTGSAAIEGCRHSDNVDIFILHPYQRVSEVQRRQMTTVLEDNVFNIALKGNFDDCQNMVKASFSDQSFLPEGRQLVAVNSINWARIMAQIVYYFYAGLALGAPHRPVAFSVPTGNFGDIFAGYLASRMGLPIDQLVIGTNANDILHRCISANDHSLHQLVHSLSPSMDIMVSSNFERMLFDLYDRDGAALAALMADFKKTGNLQLSETALASARKLFTSYRLDDESMVAVIHDMWQKNGYLLDPHTAIGVAAARHTRRRLDIPMVCLATAHPAKFPEAVRKAGYQQDPPLPHHMADLFEREERYSVQPNEIASVQQYMAEHIRR; encoded by the coding sequence GTGAACTATATCAGCACCCGCGGGCAGGCCCCGGTATTGAGTTTCGAAGATGCAGTACTGGCCGGTTTGGCCACTGATGGCGGTCTTTATGTGCCCGAAACCCTGCCGCAGTTTTCCCGGGAAGAAATTGCCAGCTGGTCTGGCCTGTCCTATCAGGAGCTGGCTTTCAAAGTGATGTCACCGTTCATGGCCGGAGAGGTTCCGGATGACACGCTGCGGGAATTGATCGATAAGGCTTACAGCACCTTTCGTCACGATGCCATCGCGCCTCTCATTCAAAGTGGCCACAACGAATTTATTCTCGAACTGTTTCAGGGACCGACGCTGGCCTTCAAGGACTTTGCCCTGCAGTTCCTCGGCCACCTGCTGGACTATGTTCTTAAGAAGCGCAACCAGCGTGTCGCGATCATGGGCGCGACCTCCGGTGACACCGGCTCGGCTGCGATTGAAGGCTGTCGCCACAGTGACAACGTGGATATCTTTATTCTTCATCCCTATCAACGGGTATCCGAAGTACAGCGCCGCCAGATGACCACTGTGTTGGAAGATAATGTCTTTAACATCGCCCTAAAGGGTAACTTCGACGATTGCCAGAACATGGTGAAAGCCAGTTTTAGCGATCAGTCTTTCCTGCCGGAAGGGCGCCAGCTGGTGGCGGTCAACTCGATCAACTGGGCGCGCATCATGGCCCAGATCGTCTACTATTTTTATGCCGGCCTGGCGCTGGGTGCTCCCCATCGCCCGGTGGCGTTCTCCGTGCCTACCGGCAACTTCGGCGACATTTTTGCCGGTTATCTGGCCAGCCGCATGGGTCTGCCGATTGATCAGTTGGTGATTGGTACCAATGCCAATGACATTCTGCACCGCTGTATCAGTGCCAATGACCACAGCCTGCACCAACTGGTACACAGTCTGTCGCCATCCATGGATATTATGGTATCCAGTAATTTCGAGCGGATGCTGTTCGACCTTTATGACCGGGATGGGGCCGCCCTTGCTGCGCTGATGGCCGACTTCAAAAAAACCGGCAATCTGCAGCTCAGCGAGACTGCACTGGCCAGTGCGCGGAAGTTGTTTACCAGCTACCGACTGGATGATGAGTCCATGGTGGCGGTCATTCATGATATGTGGCAGAAAAACGGTTATTTACTCGACCCTCATACCGCTATTGGCGTCGCCGCAGCGCGTCACACACGCCGCCGCCTGGATATCCCGATGGTCTGTCTGGCCACGGCCCATCCGGCGAAATTTCCCGAGGCGGTGCGCAAGGCCGGCTACCAGCAGGATCCACCTCTGCCGCATCACATGGCCGATCTGTTTGAACGCGAGGAGCGCTATTCCGTGCAGCCCAACGAGATCGCCTCAGTGCAGCAATACATGGCTGAACATATTCGCCGTTAA
- a CDS encoding homoserine dehydrogenase, with product MNSVKVGLCGLGTVGSGTFNVLQRNGDVINARAGCRIEIVQVASRRPNPACELGDTPVTEDVFAVARNPDVDILVELIGGITVARELILDAIEHGKHVVTANKALIAEHGNEIFNAARVKGVTVAFEASVAGGIPIIKAIREGLSANRIEWLAGIVNGTGNFILTEMRDKGRAFDDVLVEAQQRGYAEADPTFDVEGIDAAHKLVILASLAFGIPLQFEKVFTEGISNLDTQDVAYARQLGYQIKHLGIARRNNGGIELRVHPTLIPRKRLLANVDGVMNAVVVKGDAVGPTLYYGPGAGAEPTASAVIADIVDLARTLTADPEHRVPHLGFQPDQLSDIKVLSIEEVETAYYLRITARDVPGVLSKITQILSDAKISIEAVIQKEADDGEDYVPLIILTDRAVVKKLDEAVDKIQQLPTTEGDIVRIRVESLG from the coding sequence TTGAACTCAGTAAAAGTTGGCCTGTGTGGCCTCGGAACAGTAGGTAGTGGCACATTTAATGTGTTGCAGCGCAATGGTGACGTAATCAATGCCAGAGCGGGGTGCCGCATTGAGATAGTGCAGGTGGCAAGCAGGCGCCCCAATCCCGCTTGCGAGCTCGGCGATACCCCGGTTACCGAAGATGTATTTGCGGTTGCCCGCAATCCCGATGTCGATATTCTGGTGGAGCTGATTGGTGGCATCACGGTTGCACGCGAACTGATTCTCGATGCCATTGAGCATGGCAAGCATGTGGTCACGGCGAACAAGGCGCTGATCGCCGAGCACGGTAACGAGATTTTTAATGCCGCGAGGGTTAAAGGTGTCACCGTTGCATTCGAAGCCTCTGTCGCAGGCGGCATTCCTATTATCAAGGCGATCAGGGAAGGACTTTCGGCCAACCGCATTGAGTGGCTGGCGGGGATAGTCAATGGCACCGGCAACTTTATATTGACAGAAATGCGGGACAAGGGCCGCGCCTTTGACGATGTGCTGGTGGAGGCTCAGCAGCGTGGTTATGCAGAGGCTGACCCGACTTTTGATGTGGAAGGAATCGATGCGGCCCATAAGCTGGTTATTCTGGCCTCCCTCGCTTTTGGTATCCCGTTGCAATTCGAAAAAGTCTTTACCGAGGGTATCAGCAACCTGGACACCCAGGATGTGGCCTATGCCCGGCAACTCGGCTATCAGATCAAGCATCTAGGCATTGCCCGTCGCAACAATGGTGGTATTGAACTGCGGGTTCACCCCACCTTGATCCCCCGCAAACGACTGCTCGCCAATGTCGATGGTGTAATGAATGCTGTGGTGGTCAAGGGTGATGCCGTGGGCCCCACACTGTATTACGGTCCCGGCGCGGGGGCAGAACCTACGGCCTCTGCTGTGATTGCCGATATTGTCGACCTGGCCCGCACCCTGACGGCTGATCCGGAGCATCGGGTACCCCACCTGGGTTTTCAGCCAGATCAGTTGAGTGATATTAAGGTACTGTCTATCGAAGAGGTCGAAACTGCCTACTATTTGCGTATCACCGCGCGCGATGTGCCGGGGGTTTTATCAAAAATTACCCAGATTCTCAGTGATGCCAAAATCAGTATTGAGGCCGTTATCCAGAAAGAGGCAGATGATGGCGAGGACTATGTGCCGCTGATTATCCTCACCGACCGCGCCGTGGTGAAGAAACTCGATGAAGCGGTAGACAAGATTCAACAGTTGCCCACGACCGAGGGTGATATTGTCAGGATTCGTGTGGAATCACTGGGCTAG
- a CDS encoding DsbC family protein, translating into MIKKMLGTIIVLILLPNAYAADVSEETRKTIIDKLQQARPDLEYGAVETSPIDGLYRVRINGTQFFYANKTGDYIITGDMYQALPGMFAPIKDLAAAKLRKEMLDSLATKDMIVFPAADVRRYILHVFTDVDCGYCRKLHIETVPELNMAGVEVRYLAFPRAGLDSPSYRKIASAWCAKDKLAALTALKNRQPITENVCKDNPVASHFLLGQKIGITGTPALILEDGALLPGYSPAAELLTIMGLDENSDG; encoded by the coding sequence ATGATAAAAAAAATGCTGGGCACAATAATTGTCCTGATACTACTACCCAACGCATATGCTGCCGATGTGTCAGAAGAGACACGTAAGACCATCATCGACAAATTGCAGCAGGCGCGCCCTGATCTGGAATACGGTGCAGTGGAAACTTCGCCCATCGACGGACTTTACCGCGTGCGAATTAACGGTACCCAATTCTTTTACGCCAATAAAACCGGTGATTACATTATTACGGGCGACATGTATCAGGCCCTTCCGGGAATGTTCGCGCCGATCAAGGATCTGGCTGCGGCGAAATTGCGCAAGGAAATGCTGGACTCGTTGGCAACGAAAGACATGATTGTTTTCCCGGCTGCTGATGTGCGCCGCTATATTCTTCATGTATTCACCGATGTGGATTGTGGTTATTGCCGCAAACTTCATATTGAAACCGTACCCGAGCTGAACATGGCTGGCGTGGAGGTTCGCTATCTGGCCTTTCCCAGGGCCGGACTGGACTCCCCCTCCTATCGCAAGATAGCTTCTGCATGGTGTGCCAAAGACAAGCTGGCCGCACTCACTGCCCTGAAAAACCGTCAGCCGATAACAGAGAACGTCTGCAAGGATAACCCCGTTGCCAGCCACTTCCTGCTCGGTCAGAAAATAGGCATCACCGGTACCCCGGCCCTGATCCTGGAGGACGGCGCTTTGTTGCCCGGCTACAGCCCGGCGGCTGAATTGCTGACAATCATGGGGCTTGATGAAAATAGTGATGGTTAA
- the xerD gene encoding site-specific tyrosine recombinase XerD, with product MAPTSIDQHLIDNYLDALWMEKGLSRNTLEAYRRDLEALAIWASREDLSLIGLGAADVQRYLARRFEQGVSARSAARQLSCMRGLYRYLLRENRLVEDPVAMVENPKLGRPLPKSLTEMDVEALLNQPDTDSLLGLRDRTMLEVLYATGLRVSELVGLTLYQANLRQGVVRVTGKGGKERMVPMGEEAMSWLERFMREARPLILGAVQSDVLFPSRRARQMTRQTFWHRIKGYASQAGIEKPLSPHTLRHAFATHLLNHGADLRVVQLLLGHSDLSTTQIYTHIASTRIKALHAEHHPRG from the coding sequence ATGGCGCCGACATCGATCGACCAACACCTGATAGACAATTATCTCGATGCCCTCTGGATGGAAAAGGGCCTGAGCCGCAATACCCTGGAAGCCTATCGACGCGATCTTGAGGCGCTGGCCATTTGGGCATCGCGGGAGGATTTGTCTCTGATCGGGTTGGGGGCTGCCGATGTGCAGCGCTACCTTGCCCGCCGTTTTGAACAGGGTGTGTCGGCCCGTTCGGCGGCCAGACAGTTATCCTGTATGCGGGGACTCTACCGTTATTTACTTCGGGAAAACCGGCTTGTCGAAGACCCCGTTGCGATGGTGGAAAACCCCAAGTTGGGTCGTCCGCTCCCAAAAAGCCTTACAGAAATGGATGTGGAGGCGCTGTTGAATCAGCCGGATACCGATTCGTTGCTGGGTCTGCGTGATCGCACCATGCTGGAAGTGCTGTATGCTACGGGCCTAAGGGTCTCTGAGCTGGTGGGGCTGACCCTTTATCAGGCCAATCTGCGCCAGGGTGTGGTGAGAGTGACAGGTAAGGGTGGCAAGGAGCGGATGGTGCCCATGGGCGAGGAGGCGATGAGTTGGCTGGAGCGCTTCATGCGGGAAGCCCGGCCCCTGATATTGGGCGCTGTACAAAGTGATGTGCTGTTCCCCAGTCGCCGTGCCCGGCAGATGACCCGGCAAACTTTCTGGCATCGAATCAAGGGTTACGCCAGCCAGGCCGGCATTGAAAAACCCCTGTCGCCACACACACTTCGCCACGCATTTGCGACCCATCTGCTGAATCACGGAGCCGATCTCAGGGTGGTACAATTACTGCTCGGGCACAGTGATCTTTCCACCACACAGATCTACACCCACATAGCCAGTACCCGCATCAAGGCGCTGCATGCAGAACACCACCCGAGAGGGTAA
- the rplS gene encoding 50S ribosomal protein L19, whose protein sequence is MSNKNSIITAIETEQMSKQLPPFAPGDTVVVQVKVKEGTRERLQAFEGVVIGKRNRGLNSAFTVRKISNGVGVERTFQTFSPLVESVQVKRRGDVRQAKLYYLRELSGKAARIKEKLN, encoded by the coding sequence GTGAGTAACAAAAATTCGATTATTACTGCGATTGAAACAGAACAAATGAGCAAACAACTGCCACCGTTTGCCCCAGGCGATACAGTCGTTGTTCAGGTCAAGGTTAAAGAGGGCACCCGCGAGCGCCTGCAGGCATTTGAGGGTGTGGTGATTGGCAAGCGCAATCGTGGATTGAATTCTGCATTCACTGTTCGCAAAATTTCCAATGGTGTTGGCGTTGAGCGGACCTTCCAGACTTTCAGCCCGCTGGTTGAGAGTGTGCAGGTCAAGCGTCGTGGTGATGTGCGCCAAGCCAAACTTTACTACTTGCGCGAACTGTCGGGCAAGGCTGCACGTATCAAGGAAAAGCTCAACTGA
- the trmD gene encoding tRNA (guanosine(37)-N1)-methyltransferase TrmD, with translation MKVALVTLFPEMFAALTDYGISSRAIRQGLLEVAFFNPRTHTSDRHQTVDSRPYGGGPGMVMMIEPLRKAIDVARTWIGGPATVVYLSPQGRVLDQTGVNALAAQGDLILVAGRYEGVDERLIQLEVDQEWSIGDYVLSGGELPAMVVLDALIRQLPGALGHEDSADQDSFADGLLDCPHYTRPEQYQDFKVPEVLLSGNHEKIRQWRLKQSLYRTWQRRPELLEKLVLSDEQQQLMDRIVKESADESD, from the coding sequence ATGAAAGTAGCACTGGTTACACTTTTCCCCGAAATGTTTGCTGCCCTCACCGACTACGGTATCAGCAGTAGGGCAATCAGGCAGGGCTTGCTGGAAGTGGCGTTTTTCAATCCGAGAACCCACACCAGTGACAGGCACCAGACAGTAGATAGCCGCCCTTACGGTGGCGGTCCTGGAATGGTGATGATGATCGAGCCTTTGCGCAAGGCCATCGACGTCGCACGTACATGGATAGGGGGCCCGGCCACAGTGGTGTACCTCTCTCCCCAAGGCCGTGTGCTGGATCAGACTGGTGTTAATGCGTTGGCAGCACAGGGTGATCTGATACTGGTTGCCGGGCGTTATGAAGGGGTTGATGAGCGATTGATCCAGCTGGAAGTGGATCAGGAGTGGTCCATCGGGGACTACGTGCTCAGTGGCGGTGAGCTGCCCGCCATGGTGGTGCTTGATGCATTGATTCGGCAACTGCCCGGCGCATTGGGGCATGAGGACTCGGCAGATCAGGATTCCTTTGCCGATGGTCTGCTGGACTGCCCCCATTACACGCGGCCGGAGCAGTATCAGGATTTTAAAGTGCCAGAAGTGTTACTGTCTGGCAACCATGAAAAAATACGGCAGTGGCGGTTAAAACAGTCGTTGTACAGAACCTGGCAGCGGCGCCCGGAACTGCTGGAAAAGCTGGTGCTCAGTGACGAGCAACAACAGTTAATGGACAGGATTGTCAAAGAGTCGGCAGATGAAAGTGACTGA